One genomic window of Solanum stenotomum isolate F172 chromosome 9, ASM1918654v1, whole genome shotgun sequence includes the following:
- the LOC125875952 gene encoding FCS-Like Zinc finger 14-like, translating into MAEGKGNKKRLSINLSLFALADNSSNNKSPKKFEDPNGAVVGLGIVAAMNKNSNCSSNSRAAIIAISPRSTTSNPIPIFSSFKKKPSIEEMEMCEEYTCVISHVGTNLVKKREYFDGQFIGNSNSNAYQKTVNHTTSFTMADFLNSCFLCKKQLKGLDIFMYRGEKAFCSAECRCTQISIDEHKEKCGSEAMKSLSDYSVSPCSGPMQFFTGVAVA; encoded by the exons ATGGCTGAAGGGAAAGGAAACAAGAAGAGATTGTCTATAAATCTTTCCCTTTTTGCCCTCGCTGATAACAGCAGCAATAATAAATCTCCTAAGAAGTTTGAGGACCCAAATGGTGCTGTCGTTGGACTTGGAATTGTGGCAGCTATGAATAAGAATAGTAATTGTAGTAGTAATAGTAGAGCAGCAATTATTGCTATATCTCCAAGATCAACTACTTCAAACCCAATCCCAATTTTTTCTAGTTTTAAGAAGAAGCCTAGTATTGAAGAAATGGAGATGTGTGAGGAGTATACTTGTGTTATTTCTCATGTGGGTACAAATTTGGTTAAGAAAAGAGAGTATTTTGATGGTCAATTTATAGGAAACAGCAACTCTAATGCCTACCAGAAAACTGTTAATCATACAACAAGTTTTACTATGGCTGATTTCCTCAATTCTTGCTTTCTTTGCAAGAAACAGCTTAAGGGGTTGGATATTTTCATGTACAG AGGGGAGAAGGCGTTTTGTAGTGCAGAGTGTCGTTGCACACAGATATCAATCGATGAACACAAAGAGAAATGTGGTTCTGAAGCCATGAAATCACTTAGCGACTACTCTGTTTCTCCTTGCTCGGGTCCAATGCAGTTTTTCACTGGTGTAGCTGTGGCATAA